From one Solanum stenotomum isolate F172 chromosome 12, ASM1918654v1, whole genome shotgun sequence genomic stretch:
- the LOC125847872 gene encoding probable galacturonosyltransferase-like 1 → MFYNLSPCSIMPKLRRSGGSILPPLLLFIFSLSAQNVTTTAITGTKFNLHFKEAPQFYNSPSCSSINYSVNAVHVAMTLDIAYLRGSMAAILSVLQHSSCPENIVFHFVASSSAESAHLNLTITKSFPYLHFTIYPIQDVAAVAGLISTSIRSALDCPLNYARNYLADLLPQHLQKVVYLDSDLVLVDDIAELAATPLTGDSVLAAPEYCNANFTTYFTPTFWSNPSLSLTFANRNRRPCYFNTGVMVIDLERWRAGDYTTKIVEWMELQKRMRIYELGSLPPFLLVFAGNIAPVDHSWNQHGLGGDNFHGLCRDLHPGPVSLLHWSGKGKPWARLDANRPCPLDGLWSPYDLLQTPYTIES, encoded by the coding sequence ATGTTTTATAATTTGTCTCCCTGCTCCATTATGCCTAAACTTAGGAGATCTGGGGGCAGCATCCTGCCTCCGCTCTTGTTGTTCATCTTCTCTTTATCCGCACAAAATGTTACTACTACCGCAATCACTGGCACTAAATTCAATCTCCATTTTAAAGAAGCGCCGCAGTTCTATAATTCCCCGAGTTgttcttcaattaattattcAGTGAATGCAGTACATGTCGCTATGACTCTTGATATAGCTTATCTCCGGGGATCTATGGCTGCTATTCTTTCGGTACTACAGCACTCTTCTTGCCCAGAAAACATTGTATTCCATTTTGTCGCTTCTTCGTCTGCTGAATCCGCGCATTTGAATCTCACTATTACGAAATCATTTCCGTATCTTCACTTCACAATTTATCCAATTCAAGATGTTGCAGCTGTAGCAGGACTAATTTCGACCTCAATTCGCTCTGCTTTAGATTGTCCTTTAAATTATGCTCGCAATTATCTTGCTGATCTACTTCCTCAACACCTTCAAAAAGTTGTTTATCTTGATTCGGACCTTGTTTTAGTAGACGACATTGCTGAATTAGCAGCAACGCCTCTAACAGGGGACTCTGTTTTAGCAGCTCCTGAATACTGCAATGCTAATTTTACTACTTACTTCACGCCAACTTTTTGGTCTAATCCTTCTCTTTCCTTAACTTTTGCGAATCGAAATCGAAGGCCTTGTTATTTTAATACTGGAGTGATGGTAATTGATTTAGAGAGATGGAGAGCAGGGGATTATACTACTAAGATTGTGGAGTGGATGGAGTTGCAAAAGAGAATGAGGATTTATGAATTGGGATCTTTACCCCCTTTTCTGCTTGTTTTTGCTGGAAATATAGCTCCGGTTGATCACAGCTGGAACCAACATGGTCTTGGTGGAGATAACTTTCATGGACTCTGTCGGGATTTGCACCCTGGTCCAGTTAGTCTATTGCATTGGAGTGGAAAGGGGAAACCATGGGCGAGACTCGACGCGAATCGCCCTTGTCCATTAGATGGCCTATGGTCACCTTATGACCTGCTGCAAACACCTTATACTATTGAATCTTAA
- the LOC125847992 gene encoding uncharacterized protein LOC125847992, with protein sequence MKVLMLLRQQQNSIAYCVKENKPCVVGWVNLYFKDCLCNVRDEFSFGFGFVSLICWAVAEIPQIVTNFRTKSSHGVSLVFLLGWVIGDVFNLTGCLLEPATLPTQLYTAVLYTATTIILVLQILYYDYFYKCWKRSENDSGQLEVEEILKKPLRPQKTTDSGIPIPSRSASRPMDYYFTSARSLAGSSTPPFRSNLRPIASDPSAVGLNNHDYSSDDDTVDAPLNISVSQPKPIPRSASYGAFFATVSRMPHQTKALLVGFGGRKLLQEHGTEHSALGQCLGWMMAAVYMGGRIPQIWLNIKRGSVEGLNPFMFVFALIANVTYVGSILLRSTEWSKIKANMPWLLDAVVCVVLDLFIILQYVYYKYLRKNPSTSKGREDEGPYKKANKN encoded by the exons atgaaggtGCTTATGTTGTTACGACAGCAGCAGAATTCAATAGCGTATTGTGTGAAAGAGAATAAACCATGTGTTGTTGGTTGGGTGAATTTGTATTTCAAAGATTGCCTTTGCAATGTCCGCGATGAATTCtcttttggttttggttttgtaaGCCTCATCTGTTGGGCTGTTGCCGAAATCCCACAAATTGTCACCAACTTTCGAACCAAATCTAGCCATGGCGTTTCACTTGTTTTCCTTCTTGGTTGGGTTATCGG TGACGTATTCAATCTAACAGGTTGCCTTCTGGAGCCTGCAACG TTGCCAACCCAATTGTACACAGCTGTG CTTTACACAGCGACTACTATCATACTAGTGCTGCAAATCTTGTACTATGATTATTTCTATAAGTGCTGGAAACGCAGTGAAAATGATTCTGGACAATTAGAG GTTGAAGAAATACTGAAGAAGCCATTGAGACCTCAAAAAACAACAGATTCGGGAATTCCAATACCCAGCAGATCTGCATCACGCCCCATGGACTACTATTTCAC GTCTGCAAGATCATTGGCTGGTAGTTCAACCCCGCCATTCAGGTCGAATCTGAGGCCTATAGCAAGTGATCCATCAGCAGTGGGGCTTAATAACCATGATTACTCTTCAGATGATGATACAGTTGATGCACCATTAAATATTTCTGTTAGCCAACCTAAGCCTATCCCTCGATCT GCAAGTTATGGAGCGTTCTTTGCAACAGTGTCTAGAATGCCTCACCAGACAAAAGCTTTACTTGTTGGATTTGGTGGAAGAAAACTATTACAA GAGCATGGGACGGAGCATAGTGCACTTGGCCAATGTTTGGGGTGGATGATGGCTGCTGTCTACATGGGCGGTCGGATACCTCAAATATGGTTAAAT ATTAAACGAGGGAGTGTTGAG GGCTTAAATCCATTCATGTTTGTGTTTGCACTCATCGCCAATGTCACTTACGTAGGGAG TATACTACTTAGATCAACAGAATGGAGTAAGATTAAAGCCAATATGCCTTGGTTGTTGGATGCTGTTGTCTGCGTTGTGCTAGACTTATTT ATCATATTACAGTATGTCTACTACAAATACTTGCGAAAGAATCCTTCCACTTCCAAAGGCAGAGAAGACGAAGGACCCTAcaagaaagcaaataaaaattGA